One part of the Tunicatimonas pelagia genome encodes these proteins:
- a CDS encoding M23 family metallopeptidase, which translates to MKLSRVVVLICIPVLFASVGFENDDYYLFPIRPGEQNYLSGNFCELRSSHLHAGIDIKVGGVVGSPVHATADGFVNRIKISYGGYGNAIYIQHPNGTSSVYAHLHEFNDQIQAYIKQAQYRKKSFTIELFPQKNELAVKRGEVIGKAGNSGSSGGPHLHFEIRDANQQPMDPLKFGFKEIVDNVRPYVRRIALTTLDEGARINGQFGRFEFSLKDKGGKYVVDEPIAVRGTVGVEVAAFDKATGARNVYGVKETKLTLDGQSQFHCNMKKFSFSQAKNIHVHTNYEERYRQNRTFYKLYVDDGNTLPFYKTNAQQGKITINDDQLHQASITLADISGNQSQVNFTLQGQTETDKSINTRYFSKPYSSQNYHVRGNILQLFAPVDKNPEGVYQRKLATFFSSRLTFEEPPAYVVNDVAVYLWNLNRGIPDSVDMCGDISSLPIKVRVPSRNAFSFYQPQMNVTFPKSALFDTLFLQMDYQIDAGRELFRIHQGNVPLRQNMQVLLKPRQFPAGPRDKTSVYRIDTKGDLGYEGGDWKNNNISFRTRNFGDFILEVDTIAPVITPLSISSDRLRFKIEDVTSGIREYEVYVDGEWLLMHYDYKRDLIWSDRLDDSKPLRGEVKLRVRDMVGNENVFTKTIGP; encoded by the coding sequence GTGAAATTAAGTAGGGTTGTTGTACTAATTTGTATTCCGGTGCTGTTCGCTTCGGTGGGGTTTGAGAACGATGATTATTATCTGTTTCCTATCCGGCCGGGTGAGCAAAATTATCTGTCGGGCAACTTTTGCGAGCTTCGGAGTTCTCACCTGCACGCCGGAATAGATATTAAAGTCGGCGGAGTAGTTGGCTCTCCGGTTCACGCCACCGCTGATGGTTTTGTGAATCGCATCAAAATTTCCTACGGTGGCTACGGTAACGCTATTTACATCCAGCATCCCAACGGAACTAGCAGTGTGTACGCCCACTTACACGAATTTAATGACCAAATTCAAGCGTACATTAAGCAGGCGCAGTACCGAAAAAAATCCTTTACCATTGAGCTGTTTCCGCAGAAAAACGAATTAGCGGTAAAGCGAGGCGAAGTGATTGGCAAAGCCGGAAATTCCGGTTCTTCAGGTGGGCCACATCTGCACTTCGAGATTCGGGATGCTAACCAGCAACCGATGGACCCGCTCAAATTCGGATTTAAAGAAATTGTGGATAATGTGCGCCCTTACGTTCGCCGTATTGCACTGACTACCTTAGACGAAGGTGCCCGAATCAATGGGCAGTTTGGTCGCTTCGAGTTTAGCCTAAAAGATAAAGGCGGTAAATACGTAGTAGACGAACCCATTGCAGTGCGAGGCACCGTAGGCGTTGAAGTGGCGGCCTTCGATAAAGCTACCGGAGCACGAAATGTGTACGGTGTAAAAGAAACTAAGCTGACGTTGGACGGCCAATCGCAGTTTCACTGCAACATGAAGAAGTTTTCTTTCTCCCAGGCCAAGAATATCCACGTTCACACCAACTACGAGGAGCGTTATCGTCAGAACCGCACTTTTTACAAGTTGTACGTAGATGATGGCAATACCCTCCCGTTTTATAAAACAAATGCTCAACAGGGAAAAATTACAATTAACGACGATCAGCTCCATCAGGCAAGCATCACGCTGGCTGATATTAGCGGTAACCAGAGCCAAGTGAATTTCACCCTGCAAGGCCAGACAGAAACCGATAAATCCATTAACACCCGCTACTTTAGCAAACCGTATTCCAGCCAAAATTACCACGTTCGAGGCAACATATTGCAGCTATTTGCTCCGGTAGATAAGAATCCGGAAGGAGTTTACCAGCGCAAGCTGGCCACGTTTTTTTCTAGTCGCCTTACTTTTGAAGAACCTCCGGCCTACGTGGTGAACGACGTTGCGGTCTATTTGTGGAACCTCAACCGGGGTATTCCCGATTCGGTTGATATGTGCGGGGATATAAGCAGTTTGCCCATTAAAGTACGTGTGCCTTCTCGAAATGCGTTCAGCTTTTATCAACCGCAAATGAATGTTACCTTTCCCAAATCTGCTCTGTTTGATACGCTGTTTCTCCAGATGGATTATCAGATTGATGCGGGACGAGAGCTATTTCGTATTCATCAGGGCAACGTACCGCTCCGGCAGAATATGCAAGTACTGCTAAAACCCCGGCAATTTCCGGCGGGGCCTCGCGATAAAACGTCGGTGTATCGGATAGATACCAAGGGCGATTTGGGTTACGAGGGTGGCGACTGGAAAAATAATAATATCAGCTTCCGCACCCGTAACTTTGGCGATTTCATTCTGGAAGTAGATACTATCGCTCCGGTAATTACTCCGCTCAGCATTAGTTCTGACCGACTGCGTTTTAAAATTGAAGACGTAACCTCGGGCATTCGGGAATATGAAGTCTACGTAGATGGAGAGTGGCTGCTAATGCACTACGATTACAAACGAGACCTAATCTGGTCGGATCGACTAGACGATTCTAAACCGCTCCGGGGTGAAGTAAAACTTCGAGTGCGCGACATGGTGGGGAATGAGAATGTGTTTACTAAAACAATAGGTCCGTAA
- a CDS encoding 3'-5' exonuclease: MNLKLKNPLTFFDLESTGVNVTKDRIVEYSFIKILPNQQTETLTQRINPGVPIPQETSLIHGIYDEDVKDAPTFKEVARKLHKFLEGSDLAGFNIIKFDVPMLVESFLRENIEFDVSRRKLVDAQKIFHMMEKRTLSAAYKFYCQKNLEDAHSAEADTQATLEVLKAQVEKYAGEEVVDLQGNKVGVIRDDVESLHQVSTTKMVDLAGRFSFNNNGVEIINFGKHKNRPIEEVLASEPAFYDWMMKGDFPLDTKRILTEIKLRGLKSRF; the protein is encoded by the coding sequence ATAAATTTAAAACTGAAGAACCCTTTAACATTTTTTGACCTGGAGAGCACAGGAGTTAATGTTACCAAAGACCGCATAGTAGAGTATTCTTTCATCAAAATACTGCCTAATCAGCAGACAGAAACGCTTACCCAACGGATTAACCCCGGGGTGCCGATTCCGCAGGAAACCAGCTTAATTCACGGCATTTACGATGAAGATGTAAAGGATGCTCCTACGTTTAAGGAAGTGGCTCGTAAACTGCATAAGTTTCTGGAGGGTAGCGACTTAGCTGGGTTCAATATCATTAAATTTGATGTACCCATGCTGGTAGAATCTTTTCTTCGGGAGAATATTGAGTTTGACGTAAGCCGAAGGAAGTTGGTAGATGCTCAGAAAATATTCCATATGATGGAAAAGCGTACGCTATCGGCGGCCTACAAATTTTACTGCCAGAAGAATCTGGAAGACGCTCACAGTGCCGAAGCAGATACTCAGGCCACGCTAGAAGTGTTGAAAGCCCAAGTGGAAAAGTATGCTGGCGAAGAAGTGGTGGATTTACAAGGTAATAAGGTAGGCGTAATTCGTGATGATGTGGAATCGCTACACCAAGTATCTACTACTAAAATGGTAGATTTAGCCGGGCGATTTAGCTTCAACAATAATGGTGTCGAAATTATCAACTTCGGAAAACACAAAAATAGGCCAATAGAGGAAGTGCTAGCTTCTGAACCAGCTTTTTACGACTGGATGATGAAAGGTGACTTTCCACTGGATACTAAGCGCATTCTTACTGAAATAAAGCTGCGAGGTTTAAAATCTAGATTTTAG
- a CDS encoding bifunctional alpha,alpha-trehalose-phosphate synthase (UDP-forming)/trehalose-phosphatase has translation MAKTIIVSNRLPIKISRNENEQLEYQTSAGGLATGLGSIYKEGNNLWIGWPGLVTSKKEEKKEITESIGKESMFPIFLTEDDIRDFYEGFSNETLWPNFHYFTQYAIYEPRLWEAYKRVNRKFADEILKKTEPGDTLWVHDYQLMLVPGMLREAQPELSIGFFLHIPFPSYEIFRLLPWRRELLNGVLGSDLVGFHTYDDMRHFLSSASRLAGLSSSQGLVVVNNRQVMVDSFPMGIDYDKYAEAAASPGALEKEVYYRISLGDQKLILSIDRLDYSKGIPQRLEAFEMFFDRYPKYRDKVSLIMVVVPSRDSVGKYKELKEEVDRLVGRINGKYGKINWTPVHFFYRSFPLEELSAFYRMADVALVTPMRDGMNLVCKEFIASKINKKGVLILSEMCGASKELSDAILINPNDTNQLVEAINEALTMPEEEQIQHNTNMQNSLKRYNISHWVNLFMKSLTTIKEMQHSMQTRHLDELSQEKMLKEFSKANERLIFLDYDGTLTGFHSDPRDAKPDDELKEIMQNLVKEEKNKVVVISGRDKDTLGGWMGEFDVTLIAEHGIWMREVEKDWRTVVPIKGDWKKEIMPILEMYVQRTPGSFIEEKDFSLVWHYRKVETGLGELRTRELASHLKYISSNSNLQVLEGDHVVEIKDREVNKGRTAHQWLNQTSHDFVFAIGDDATDEDTFKAMPQEAYTIKVGSKTSAARFNVNSYKDVRALLKEMIAEG, from the coding sequence ATGGCCAAGACCATCATTGTATCGAATCGCCTCCCCATTAAAATATCCCGTAACGAAAATGAACAACTAGAGTATCAAACCAGTGCCGGTGGGTTGGCTACTGGTTTGGGTTCAATTTACAAAGAAGGGAACAACTTATGGATTGGCTGGCCTGGACTAGTTACTAGCAAAAAGGAGGAGAAAAAAGAAATTACCGAATCCATTGGGAAAGAGAGTATGTTCCCGATCTTTTTGACCGAAGACGATATTCGAGACTTTTACGAAGGCTTCAGTAACGAAACCCTCTGGCCTAACTTTCACTACTTCACGCAGTATGCCATCTACGAGCCTCGGCTGTGGGAAGCCTACAAACGAGTGAACCGTAAGTTTGCCGATGAAATTCTGAAGAAAACTGAGCCGGGCGATACACTCTGGGTGCACGATTATCAGTTGATGTTGGTGCCCGGTATGCTACGTGAGGCTCAGCCTGAACTAAGCATTGGCTTCTTTTTGCATATTCCGTTCCCTTCTTACGAGATATTTCGGTTACTACCCTGGCGACGCGAGCTTCTAAACGGAGTGTTGGGTTCTGATTTGGTAGGCTTTCATACCTACGATGATATGCGCCACTTCCTTAGTTCGGCCAGCCGATTAGCCGGATTAAGCAGCTCCCAGGGGCTGGTAGTGGTAAACAACCGGCAGGTAATGGTAGACTCTTTCCCAATGGGAATTGACTACGACAAATACGCCGAGGCCGCCGCTTCTCCCGGTGCTTTAGAGAAAGAAGTATACTACCGGATTTCTTTGGGCGATCAGAAACTCATCTTATCTATCGACCGACTAGATTACTCCAAAGGAATTCCTCAGCGACTGGAAGCCTTTGAAATGTTCTTTGATCGCTACCCCAAATACCGCGATAAAGTATCGCTTATTATGGTGGTGGTTCCCTCGCGCGACTCAGTAGGAAAATATAAAGAACTGAAAGAGGAGGTAGATCGTTTGGTGGGGCGTATCAACGGAAAGTACGGGAAAATTAACTGGACTCCGGTGCACTTTTTCTATCGCTCGTTTCCGCTGGAAGAACTGTCGGCCTTTTACCGAATGGCTGACGTGGCGTTGGTAACTCCAATGCGCGATGGTATGAATCTGGTCTGTAAAGAGTTTATTGCCAGCAAAATAAATAAGAAGGGCGTACTGATTCTGAGTGAGATGTGCGGTGCTTCTAAAGAACTTTCGGATGCTATTCTGATTAACCCGAATGATACCAACCAGCTGGTTGAAGCAATTAATGAGGCGTTAACCATGCCCGAAGAAGAGCAGATTCAGCACAACACCAACATGCAGAATTCATTAAAGCGTTATAATATTTCTCACTGGGTAAACCTATTTATGAAAAGTCTAACCACAATTAAGGAAATGCAGCACAGTATGCAAACCCGCCACTTAGATGAGCTGTCGCAAGAAAAAATGTTAAAGGAGTTTAGTAAGGCTAACGAGCGACTTATTTTTCTGGATTACGACGGAACCCTCACCGGGTTTCACAGCGATCCGCGCGATGCCAAGCCTGACGATGAGCTGAAGGAAATCATGCAGAATTTGGTGAAGGAAGAAAAAAACAAAGTAGTGGTGATAAGCGGTCGCGATAAAGACACGCTTGGTGGCTGGATGGGTGAATTTGATGTGACCCTGATTGCTGAGCACGGAATCTGGATGCGGGAAGTGGAAAAAGACTGGCGCACCGTAGTACCCATTAAAGGTGATTGGAAAAAGGAAATTATGCCAATTCTGGAGATGTACGTGCAACGTACTCCCGGCTCATTCATTGAAGAAAAAGACTTCTCGCTGGTCTGGCATTACCGCAAAGTAGAAACCGGCTTGGGCGAATTACGAACTCGCGAGTTAGCTAGTCACTTGAAGTACATTTCATCCAACAGCAACTTGCAGGTGCTAGAAGGCGACCATGTGGTGGAAATTAAAGATCGGGAAGTAAACAAAGGGCGTACGGCTCACCAGTGGCTCAACCAAACCTCCCACGATTTTGTGTTCGCCATTGGCGATGATGCTACGGACGAAGATACCTTCAAAGCTATGCCTCAAGAGGCCTACACTATAAAGGTAGGTAGTAAAACCTCGGCAGCTCGCTTCAACGTTAATTCTTACAAAGATGTACGAGCCTTGCTGAAAGAAATGATTGCCGAAGGCTGA
- a CDS encoding fumarylacetoacetate hydrolase family protein → MKIIAIGRNYADHIQELKNEKPDEPVVFMKPDTALLRNDDPLYYPEYTQNIHYEVEILVKICQEGKYIQEKFAPKYYDSIGIGIDFTARDLQQKAKEKGLPWLLAKGFNGSAPISEFVPKEKYPDLQNLNFSLKVDGDTKQDGNTNLMLYTVDSLIAYVSQFITLKKGDILFTGTPKGVGPIQRGNVLEAFIEDQKMLTCEIK, encoded by the coding sequence ATGAAAATTATCGCTATTGGGCGCAATTACGCAGACCACATCCAAGAACTCAAGAACGAAAAGCCTGACGAGCCAGTGGTTTTTATGAAACCCGATACGGCTTTGCTAAGAAATGATGACCCGCTGTATTACCCGGAATACACTCAAAACATTCACTACGAAGTAGAGATTCTTGTGAAGATTTGTCAGGAAGGAAAGTATATTCAGGAGAAGTTTGCCCCTAAATATTACGATAGCATCGGTATTGGTATTGACTTCACGGCAAGAGATTTGCAGCAGAAAGCAAAAGAGAAAGGTTTGCCCTGGCTGCTGGCCAAAGGCTTTAACGGATCGGCACCAATATCGGAGTTTGTCCCGAAGGAGAAATACCCTGATTTGCAGAACCTAAACTTTAGCTTGAAAGTGGACGGGGACACCAAGCAAGACGGTAATACCAATTTGATGTTGTATACCGTTGATTCGTTGATTGCCTATGTTTCTCAGTTTATTACGCTTAAAAAGGGCGATATTTTGTTTACCGGCACTCCCAAAGGTGTGGGGCCAATTCAGCGGGGCAATGTGTTAGAGGCATTTATTGAAGATCAAAAAATGTTGACTTGTGAAATTAAGTAG
- a CDS encoding UDP-N-acetylmuramate--L-alanine ligase produces MSNSLKRVHFIAIGGSVMHDLALHIAQKGVQVSGSDDEIYDPARGALAKAGLLPEQTGWFPEKITKELDAVILGMHARPDNPELQKAQELNIPILSYPDFIYENSRDKQRVVVAGSHGKTTITSIIVHVLSQLNRSFDYVIGAKIDALPGRVQLSDAPLIIIEGDEYLSSPIDRSPKILKYHHHIGLISGIAWDHYNVFKTEDEYVQQFDRFADASPKAGVLIYCEEDDMATVIGRKERADVARIEYKTHSHQVRDGKSYLTTPEGEVPVKLFGSHNMQNISGALEVCKRIGVTEAQFYSAIGSFQGANMRLELVVENEGTRLYKDFAHAPSKLLATTKAVKNQFPDRTLVACVELHTYSSLNPEFVGQYQDTLKDADVAIVYHNPEVSKHKKLIPLTDEQLKTAFNQNNILIFTQTDELKKYLTEQEWPNKNLLMMSSGTFGGLDLVELGKEVIG; encoded by the coding sequence ATGTCTAATTCATTAAAAAGAGTGCATTTTATCGCCATCGGCGGTAGTGTAATGCATGATCTGGCGTTGCATATTGCCCAAAAAGGGGTACAAGTAAGCGGTTCTGACGACGAAATTTACGATCCCGCCCGAGGTGCTCTCGCTAAGGCTGGACTACTACCGGAACAAACCGGTTGGTTCCCTGAGAAAATCACCAAAGAACTGGATGCCGTAATCTTAGGGATGCACGCCCGGCCCGATAACCCTGAGTTACAGAAGGCGCAAGAATTGAACATTCCTATTTTATCGTACCCCGATTTTATCTACGAAAACAGTCGTGATAAACAACGGGTCGTGGTTGCGGGTAGTCATGGTAAGACAACCATCACCTCCATAATTGTGCATGTTCTAAGCCAACTAAACCGGAGCTTCGACTATGTTATTGGTGCCAAGATTGATGCTTTACCAGGGCGAGTACAACTTAGTGATGCGCCGCTTATTATTATTGAGGGTGACGAATACCTTTCCTCTCCCATTGACCGTAGCCCGAAAATTCTGAAATATCACCACCATATTGGGCTGATCAGTGGCATTGCTTGGGATCATTACAATGTATTTAAGACGGAAGATGAATACGTGCAGCAGTTTGATCGCTTTGCCGATGCCTCGCCCAAAGCCGGAGTACTAATTTACTGCGAAGAGGATGATATGGCGACTGTAATCGGCCGAAAAGAGCGAGCCGATGTTGCCCGAATAGAATATAAAACCCATTCGCACCAAGTGCGCGACGGAAAAAGTTATCTTACCACGCCCGAAGGCGAAGTGCCTGTTAAGTTGTTCGGATCGCACAATATGCAAAATATTAGCGGAGCCCTGGAAGTATGCAAGCGGATTGGCGTAACCGAAGCGCAGTTCTACTCAGCTATTGGTTCGTTCCAGGGTGCAAATATGCGCCTGGAACTAGTAGTTGAAAACGAGGGTACTCGGTTGTACAAAGACTTTGCTCACGCCCCGTCAAAATTGCTAGCCACCACCAAAGCAGTAAAAAACCAATTTCCTGACCGAACATTGGTGGCTTGTGTAGAACTGCACACCTACAGTAGCTTAAATCCTGAGTTTGTAGGGCAGTACCAAGATACGCTGAAAGATGCCGACGTAGCCATCGTCTATCATAACCCTGAAGTTTCTAAACATAAAAAATTAATTCCACTAACTGACGAACAGCTCAAAACCGCTTTTAACCAAAATAATATTCTCATCTTTACTCAGACCGACGAACTCAAAAAGTATCTGACAGAACAAGAGTGGCCCAATAAAAACCTACTAATGATGAGCTCCGGCACCTTTGGCGGATTAGATTTGGTTGAGCTTGGCAAAGAAGTTATCGGGTAG
- a CDS encoding MBG domain-containing protein has protein sequence MLILRRYYILLLFTFLSIYSSQLANAQTTLNWAQHYNGSSGGIGKNGTNSVEVDRKGNVAICGYFKNQITINGQSYEATDFGSFIVKFDPVGQLLWSKTLDAQLVTYASRLFYDSQDNLYFTGQLKSGSIDFSEGASAESHSTLSGTNIFFISKFNQDGAFQWVKVVPGVATLSHDYFYINEGGSLYKLDLNAELIWERPGIQNYRKISISASPKGIIWIAGDFYKDSELTIGSTVHLSASAATDLFLVKFSADGTYEKAKSIVGNSSDQFNDMIVQDNGNVVITGGFKGRLHLDDDHPEGIITSKGSYDIFVAAYNANLALNWGHSIGKNGWDDGRALTRDRHGQIYLTGAFQYTVDFDPSSNQANLSTPPVCVSNVYLLKLNENGNYLGALRFGNSRIGYGNKLAVFSDHLFLGGDFERVINFNPVGGQSTTLTASGRDQFLLQLKGFSPITKWPQAITMDEFPDVSYATESFTLSATTNADLPLSYSSTNPTVATIVGDTVMVHSAGVTKITVSQEGSSTYEAATPVSQSLEVDKVPLTVTTADYHKIAGEPNPQFVISYSGWVRGDSSSQIDALPQASAVADQNSLPGEYDIVLGEGADRNYAFDYIPGKLIIQKELQSITFEAIPKVSYGDASVLLSAQSSAGLPLSYVSSNPEIARVENGEVVILGAGSTTIEASQQGNDWYKPAASVSQDLTVSKAVLSVTAKDVKREQGLPNPEFLLTYTGWIGDDSIEELSEQPIAFTDANRLDPIGSYPIQIGGGSDENYAFQYNEGTLLIEPHIITGLPSFSVTLSKVYPNPTTGLLNVIPINTHHGLIRLYNPLGACVIHDELKATTVLDLSEYATGVYLLEVISGDYRQAIRIAKD, from the coding sequence ATGCTAATATTAAGGCGATATTATATTTTACTGCTCTTCACATTCTTATCTATTTATAGTTCTCAATTAGCTAATGCACAGACTACCCTGAATTGGGCACAACATTATAACGGGAGCAGCGGTGGCATAGGAAAAAACGGTACCAATTCCGTAGAAGTAGACCGAAAGGGAAACGTAGCCATTTGTGGTTATTTCAAGAATCAGATTACGATTAACGGACAGAGCTACGAGGCTACTGATTTTGGTTCTTTTATCGTAAAATTTGATCCTGTAGGGCAACTTTTGTGGTCTAAAACCTTGGACGCTCAACTGGTCACGTACGCTAGTCGCTTGTTTTACGATAGCCAGGATAACCTATACTTTACCGGACAATTAAAAAGTGGATCAATTGACTTTAGCGAAGGCGCAAGTGCAGAGAGTCACTCAACGTTGTCCGGCACAAACATTTTTTTTATTAGCAAATTTAACCAGGACGGAGCTTTTCAATGGGTTAAGGTGGTGCCGGGGGTAGCTACTTTAAGCCACGACTACTTCTATATCAACGAAGGTGGTAGCTTGTATAAGTTAGACTTAAACGCTGAGTTAATATGGGAGCGTCCGGGTATTCAAAATTACCGAAAGATCAGTATTTCTGCTTCACCCAAGGGCATTATCTGGATCGCTGGTGATTTTTATAAGGATAGCGAGCTAACGATAGGTAGCACAGTCCATTTATCAGCCAGCGCTGCTACTGATTTATTTCTGGTGAAATTCAGTGCCGACGGCACTTACGAAAAAGCAAAATCTATCGTAGGTAATTCTTCCGATCAGTTTAATGATATGATCGTTCAGGATAATGGGAATGTAGTCATCACGGGCGGATTTAAGGGTAGATTACACCTGGATGACGACCATCCTGAGGGGATAATTACCTCCAAAGGAAGCTATGACATATTTGTGGCAGCCTATAACGCAAACCTAGCGTTGAATTGGGGACATTCCATAGGAAAGAATGGCTGGGATGATGGCCGGGCATTGACTCGTGACAGACACGGGCAAATTTACCTTACGGGAGCTTTTCAATATACCGTTGATTTCGATCCTAGTTCCAACCAGGCCAATCTCTCAACTCCACCGGTTTGCGTTTCAAATGTTTACCTTCTGAAGCTCAACGAGAACGGCAATTACCTGGGTGCTCTGCGCTTCGGTAACAGCCGGATAGGTTATGGTAATAAGTTAGCAGTATTCAGCGATCACTTGTTTTTAGGAGGAGATTTTGAAAGGGTAATAAATTTTAATCCGGTCGGTGGGCAATCTACTACTTTGACAGCAAGTGGTCGCGACCAGTTTCTATTACAACTGAAAGGCTTCTCACCTATAACAAAGTGGCCCCAAGCTATCACGATGGATGAATTTCCGGATGTGAGCTATGCTACCGAAAGCTTCACGTTAAGTGCAACGACGAATGCTGATCTACCCTTATCGTATTCCAGCACTAATCCAACAGTAGCTACTATCGTAGGAGACACTGTTATGGTACACAGTGCAGGAGTCACAAAAATTACGGTTTCTCAGGAAGGTAGTAGTACATACGAGGCAGCAACTCCGGTGAGCCAATCCTTAGAAGTAGACAAGGTACCCTTGACTGTTACGACTGCTGACTACCATAAGATAGCGGGGGAGCCAAATCCACAGTTCGTCATAAGTTACTCAGGGTGGGTAAGAGGTGACAGTTCCAGCCAGATTGATGCTTTGCCTCAGGCATCCGCAGTAGCGGATCAGAATAGCCTTCCTGGTGAATACGATATCGTTTTAGGAGAAGGTGCTGATAGGAATTATGCATTCGATTATATCCCAGGAAAGCTCATCATACAGAAAGAGCTACAAAGTATCACGTTTGAAGCCATCCCGAAAGTAAGCTACGGTGACGCTTCCGTACTGCTTTCGGCTCAATCAAGTGCTGGTTTGCCATTGAGCTACGTGAGTTCCAATCCTGAGATAGCTCGGGTAGAAAACGGCGAGGTAGTCATTCTTGGAGCTGGTAGTACCACCATTGAAGCTTCTCAGCAGGGTAACGATTGGTATAAACCAGCAGCTTCAGTAAGTCAGGATTTAACCGTTAGTAAGGCAGTGTTATCAGTTACCGCAAAAGACGTTAAGCGAGAACAGGGCTTACCAAACCCTGAGTTCTTGCTAACCTATACAGGGTGGATCGGAGATGACAGTATTGAGGAGCTATCTGAACAACCTATAGCTTTCACTGATGCAAACAGACTGGATCCAATAGGAAGCTATCCTATACAAATTGGTGGGGGGAGTGATGAAAATTATGCCTTTCAATATAACGAAGGAACGTTGTTGATAGAGCCACATATAATCACTGGCTTGCCTAGCTTTTCTGTTACCCTTTCCAAGGTCTACCCTAACCCTACTACTGGATTGCTGAATGTAATACCAATCAATACTCATCACGGGCTTATACGGTTGTATAATCCTTTAGGAGCATGTGTAATCCACGATGAACTGAAAGCAACTACAGTACTCGACTTAAGTGAATACGCAACAGGAGTGTACCTTTTAGAGGTCATTTCCGGGGACTACCGCCAAGCAATACGAATAGCTAAAGACTGA
- a CDS encoding ATP-dependent DNA helicase produces the protein MPKPSEVIASYFPHQPTEGQQNLFLLFDLFLAQKADRKTALLLKGYAGTGKTSVVSALVKALPVFDLKLMLLAPTGRAAKVMASYSERSAFTIHKIIYQRVADPISGRLQFSRRKNYQKNTLFVIDEASMLSNDIGASRSGLLSDLIDYVFEQPSNRLMLIGDSAQLPPVGQTLSQGLDAEHLEHFYGLTIFETELIEVMRQEQNSGILDNATQLRKQLILNEFSIQMKTKGFPDVYRMEGRKLEDGLRYAYDKFGRENTAVICRSNKASVQYNRFIRHQIFFYENELEVGDYLMIVKNNYFFTEENSDISFLANGDFVEIIKVFNLEEKYGLRFADLELQLLDYPDQPPFDAKIMLDVLHSPSVALEEEKYRDLYQHVLEEYQDKETHQQQQEAIRNDIYLNALQVKYAYALTCHKSQGGQWDAVFVDQGYLPEERLNTEYLRWLYTAVTRSQQELFLMNFQAEFFAD, from the coding sequence ATGCCCAAGCCTTCGGAAGTGATTGCTTCGTATTTTCCTCATCAGCCTACCGAAGGACAACAAAACTTATTTTTATTATTCGATCTTTTTTTAGCTCAGAAAGCTGACCGAAAAACCGCTTTGTTGCTCAAAGGCTACGCTGGCACCGGTAAAACTTCGGTGGTAAGTGCGCTGGTGAAAGCACTGCCCGTGTTTGATCTAAAACTAATGCTACTAGCCCCTACCGGACGAGCTGCGAAGGTAATGGCCAGCTATTCGGAGCGTAGCGCATTCACCATTCATAAAATTATTTATCAGCGAGTAGCCGATCCGATTTCGGGACGATTGCAGTTCTCCCGCCGAAAAAATTATCAGAAAAACACACTGTTCGTCATCGACGAAGCTTCCATGCTTTCTAATGACATTGGGGCGAGCCGTAGTGGTTTACTCTCCGATTTAATTGATTACGTATTTGAACAACCTAGCAACCGGCTGATGCTTATTGGCGATTCCGCTCAGCTTCCCCCGGTGGGTCAAACCCTTAGCCAGGGCTTAGATGCTGAGCACCTGGAGCATTTTTACGGACTTACTATTTTTGAAACTGAGCTTATTGAGGTGATGCGCCAGGAGCAAAACTCCGGTATTTTAGATAATGCCACCCAGCTTCGGAAGCAACTCATTCTAAACGAGTTTAGTATTCAGATGAAAACGAAGGGCTTTCCTGATGTCTACCGAATGGAAGGAAGAAAGTTAGAAGATGGGTTACGCTACGCCTACGATAAGTTTGGAAGAGAAAATACCGCCGTTATCTGCCGATCAAACAAAGCGTCGGTGCAATACAATCGGTTTATTCGCCACCAGATATTTTTTTACGAGAATGAGCTAGAAGTAGGCGATTACCTGATGATTGTGAAGAACAACTATTTCTTCACCGAAGAAAACAGCGACATTTCTTTTTTAGCCAATGGTGATTTTGTAGAAATTATCAAAGTATTTAATCTGGAAGAGAAGTACGGATTGCGCTTCGCCGATTTAGAACTACAGTTACTGGACTATCCCGACCAGCCACCCTTTGATGCTAAGATTATGCTGGATGTGCTGCATTCTCCCAGCGTGGCCTTAGAAGAAGAAAAGTATCGCGATCTTTATCAGCATGTGTTGGAAGAATATCAAGATAAAGAAACGCATCAGCAGCAACAAGAAGCCATCCGCAACGATATATACCTAAATGCCCTTCAGGTAAAGTACGCCTACGCGCTCACCTGCCATAAATCGCAGGGCGGGCAATGGGATGCGGTGTTCGTAGACCAAGGTTATTTGCCAGAGGAGAGACTCAATACCGAATATCTTCGCTGGCTCTATACGGCGGTAACCCGCTCTCAACAAGAGCTATTTCTTATGAATTTCCAAGCAGAATTTTTCGCCGACTAA